In one Balaenoptera musculus isolate JJ_BM4_2016_0621 chromosome 2, mBalMus1.pri.v3, whole genome shotgun sequence genomic region, the following are encoded:
- the C2H15orf48 gene encoding normal mucosa of esophagus-specific gene 1 protein — translation MSFFQLLMKRKELIPLVLFTTVAATGALSFALYSLRKPDVIIDRKRNPEPWETVDPTAPRKLITINQEWKPIEELQKVRKATR, via the exons ATGAGCTTTTTCCAACTCctgatgaaaagaaaggaa CTTATTCCTTTGGTGCTTTTCACGACCGTGGCAGCGACTGGAGCTTTGTCTTTTGCTCTGTATTCCCTTCGAAAACCCGATGTGAT cattgaTCGAAAAAGAAATCCAGAACCTTGGGAGACTGTGGATCCTACTGCACCTAGAAAG cttataacAATCAACCAAGAATGGAAGCCTATTGAAGAGTTGCAGAAGGTCCGAAAGGCAACCAGGTGA
- the SPATA5L1 gene encoding spermatogenesis-associated protein 5-like protein 1 isoform X2, producing the protein MAPDSGPFSEGPLLKLLPVDARDRGTQRCRLGPAALRALGAHLGSAVEISLPDGGSCLCTAWPRRDGADGFVQLDPQCASPGAAVGGPGSRGSLNLSRLRLVPCPPLRHLAVWPVLRELAGVPGAPNPAAVLEAAQELLRNRPVSLGHVVAAPPGAPGPVAALHIVSGAPNPNPAGLVTPRTHISLSGLPPSEAEPQPEVPLGGLSEAADSLRELLHLPLRYPRALASLGLEVPRGVLLAGPPGVGKTQLVRAVARKAGAELVAVSAPTLQGSRPGETEENVRRVFQHARELASRRPTLLFLDEVDALCPRRGDPHQAPESRVVAQVLTLLDGISEGREVVVVGSTNRPDALDPALRRPGRFDREVVIGTPTLRQRKAILQVITSKMPISRQVDLSLLAEMTVGYVGADLTALCREAAMHALLHSEKNQDNPMIDETDFLEAFKKIQPSSFRSVIGLMDIKPVGWEQIGGLEDVKLKLKQSIEWPLKFPREFVRMGLTEPKGVLLYGPPGCAKTTLVRALATSCHCSFVSVSGADLFSPFVGDSEKILSQVFRQARANTPAIVFLDEIDSILGSRSISRTGCNVQERVLSVLLNELDGVGLKTIERRGSKSDQHGKYNELEKNEEGRLSILKVCTKNMPMGPDISLEDVAADTCFFSGADLGNLCKEAALLALQENGLEATTVKQEHFLESLKTVKPSLSHKDLTLYKNLFQKQGFSNLEDI; encoded by the exons ATGGCTCCGGACTCAGGTCCCTTTTCCGAAGGGCCGCTCTTAAAGCTGCTACCCGTCGACGCTAGGGACCGGGGCACCCAGCGCTGTCGCCTGGGCCCGGCGGCCCTCCGCGCCTTAGGCGCGCACCTGGGCTCGGCGGTGGAGATCTCGCTGCCTGACGGCGGCTCCTGCCTCTGCACCGCCTGGCCGCGGCGGGATGGAGCGGACGGCTTTGTGCAACTGGATCCGCAGTGCGCGAGCCCGGGGGCGGCAGTGGGGGGGCCGGGGTCCCGGGGGAGTCTCAACCTGAGCCGACTCCGGTTAgtgccctgcccaccccttcGGCATCTCGCCGTGTGGCCGGTGTTGCGGGAGCTGGCGGGCGTGCCCGGTGCCCCAAATCCAGCTGCGGTGCTGGAGGCGGCGCAGGAGCTGCTGAGGAACCGTCCGGTCTCTCTGGGCCACGTGGTGGCCGCTCCTCCGGGCGCTCCCGGCCCGGTGGCCGCCCTGCACATCGTCAGCGGGGCACCCAACCCGAATCCGGCCGGGCTGGTCACCCCTCGCACCCACATCAGTCTGAGCGGGCTCCCTCCGTCGGAAGCGGAGCCGCAGCCCGAGGTGCCCCTGGGGGGCCTTTCCGAGGCGGCCGACTCGCTGCGGGAGCTCCTCCACCTGCCGCTCCGCTACCCCCGCGCCTTGGCCTCGCTGGGGCTAGAAGTGCCACGCGGGGTGCTCCTGGCCGGTCCCCCCGGAGTGGGCAAGACCCAGCTAGTGCGGGCCGTGGCCCGAAAGGCGGGCGCGGAGCTGGTGGCCGTGAGTGCCCCCACGCTGCAGGGCTCCCGGCCCGGGGAGACCGAGGAGAACGTGCGGCGGGTCTTCCAGCACGCCCGGGAGTTGGCCAGCCGCAGGCCCACCCTTCTTTTCCTGGACGAGGTGGACGCCCTGTGTCCCCGGCGGGGCGACCCGCACCAAGCCCCCGAGAGCCGCGTGGTGGCCCAGGTGTTGACGCTGCTAGACGGCATCAGTGAGGGCCGGGAGGTGGTGGTTGTGGGATCCACCAACCGGCCGGACGCGCTAGACCCAGCGCTGCGCAGACCTGGGAGATTCGACCGAGAG GTTGTCATTGGAACTCCCACACTTAGACAAAGAAAGGCGATTCTACAAGTGATTACCTCAAAGATGCCCATCTCCAGGCAAGTCGATTTGAGCCTCCTTGCAGAAATGACGGTTGGCTATGTTGGCGCAGACCTGACCGCACTCTGTAGGGAGGCTGCCATGCACGCTCTGCTTCATAGTGAGAAG AACCAGGACAATCCAATGATTGATGAAACAGACTTCCttgaagcttttaaaaagatCCAGCCCTCTTCATTTCGAAGTGTCATTGGACTGATGGACATCAAGCCTGTTGGCTGGGAGCAGATTGGTGGCCTTGAAGACGTAAAACTGAAGTTAAAACAG AGCATTGAATGGCCTCTGAAATTCCCTCGGGAATTTGTTAGGATGGGCCTGACAGAACCAAAGGGAGTTCTCCTGTATGGTCCCCCTGGGTGTGCTAAAACCACCCTGGTGAGGGCCCTGGCCACGAGCTGTCATTGCTCTTTTGTTTCAGTGAGCGGAGCTGATCTCTTTTCACCTTTTGTTGGAGATTCAGAAAAAATCTTgtctcag GTATTTCGACAAGCAAGAGCAAATACTCCAGCAATtgtgtttttggatgaaattgaTTCAATCTTGGGCTCTCGATCAATCAGCAGAACAGGATGTAATGTTCAAGAGCGTGTTCTTTCTGTTCTCCTAAATGAATTAGATGGTGTTGGATTGAAGACTATagagagaagaggaagtaaaTCAGATCAACATGGTAAATACAACGAGCTGGAAAAAAACGAAGAG GGCAGGCTTTCTATTCTGAAAGTGTGTACAAAAAACATGCCAATGGGGCCTGATATTTCCTTAGAAGACGTAGCAGCAGATACCTGTTTTTTCTCTGGAGCTGATCTTGGAAACCTCTGCAAAGAA GCCGCCTTGCTGGCTCTGCAAGAAAATGGGCTGGAAGCGACCACAGTGAAACAAGAGCACTTTCTAGAATCACTTAAGACTGTAAAACCATCCTTAAGTCACAAGGATTTGACTTTATATAAAAACTTATTTCAGAAACAAGGATTTTCTAACttagaagatatttaa
- the SPATA5L1 gene encoding spermatogenesis-associated protein 5-like protein 1 isoform X1 — protein sequence MAPDSGPFSEGPLLKLLPVDARDRGTQRCRLGPAALRALGAHLGSAVEISLPDGGSCLCTAWPRRDGADGFVQLDPQCASPGAAVGGPGSRGSLNLSRLRLVPCPPLRHLAVWPVLRELAGVPGAPNPAAVLEAAQELLRNRPVSLGHVVAAPPGAPGPVAALHIVSGAPNPNPAGLVTPRTHISLSGLPPSEAEPQPEVPLGGLSEAADSLRELLHLPLRYPRALASLGLEVPRGVLLAGPPGVGKTQLVRAVARKAGAELVAVSAPTLQGSRPGETEENVRRVFQHARELASRRPTLLFLDEVDALCPRRGDPHQAPESRVVAQVLTLLDGISEGREVVVVGSTNRPDALDPALRRPGRFDREVVIGTPTLRQRKAILQVITSKMPISRQVDLSLLAEMTVGYVGADLTALCREAAMHALLHSEKNQDNPMIDETDFLEAFKKIQPSSFRSVIGLMDIKPVGWEQIGGLEDVKLKLKQSIEWPLKFPREFVRMGLTEPKGVLLYGPPGCAKTTLVRALATSCHCSFVSVSGADLFSPFVGDSEKILSQVFRQARANTPAIVFLDEIDSILGSRSISRTGCNVQERVLSVLLNELDGVGLKTIERRGSKSDQHGKYNELEKNEELEFQEVFNSNVMIVAATNRPDVLDDALLRPGRLDKIIYIPPPDEKGRLSILKVCTKNMPMGPDISLEDVAADTCFFSGADLGNLCKEAALLALQENGLEATTVKQEHFLESLKTVKPSLSHKDLTLYKNLFQKQGFSNLEDI from the exons ATGGCTCCGGACTCAGGTCCCTTTTCCGAAGGGCCGCTCTTAAAGCTGCTACCCGTCGACGCTAGGGACCGGGGCACCCAGCGCTGTCGCCTGGGCCCGGCGGCCCTCCGCGCCTTAGGCGCGCACCTGGGCTCGGCGGTGGAGATCTCGCTGCCTGACGGCGGCTCCTGCCTCTGCACCGCCTGGCCGCGGCGGGATGGAGCGGACGGCTTTGTGCAACTGGATCCGCAGTGCGCGAGCCCGGGGGCGGCAGTGGGGGGGCCGGGGTCCCGGGGGAGTCTCAACCTGAGCCGACTCCGGTTAgtgccctgcccaccccttcGGCATCTCGCCGTGTGGCCGGTGTTGCGGGAGCTGGCGGGCGTGCCCGGTGCCCCAAATCCAGCTGCGGTGCTGGAGGCGGCGCAGGAGCTGCTGAGGAACCGTCCGGTCTCTCTGGGCCACGTGGTGGCCGCTCCTCCGGGCGCTCCCGGCCCGGTGGCCGCCCTGCACATCGTCAGCGGGGCACCCAACCCGAATCCGGCCGGGCTGGTCACCCCTCGCACCCACATCAGTCTGAGCGGGCTCCCTCCGTCGGAAGCGGAGCCGCAGCCCGAGGTGCCCCTGGGGGGCCTTTCCGAGGCGGCCGACTCGCTGCGGGAGCTCCTCCACCTGCCGCTCCGCTACCCCCGCGCCTTGGCCTCGCTGGGGCTAGAAGTGCCACGCGGGGTGCTCCTGGCCGGTCCCCCCGGAGTGGGCAAGACCCAGCTAGTGCGGGCCGTGGCCCGAAAGGCGGGCGCGGAGCTGGTGGCCGTGAGTGCCCCCACGCTGCAGGGCTCCCGGCCCGGGGAGACCGAGGAGAACGTGCGGCGGGTCTTCCAGCACGCCCGGGAGTTGGCCAGCCGCAGGCCCACCCTTCTTTTCCTGGACGAGGTGGACGCCCTGTGTCCCCGGCGGGGCGACCCGCACCAAGCCCCCGAGAGCCGCGTGGTGGCCCAGGTGTTGACGCTGCTAGACGGCATCAGTGAGGGCCGGGAGGTGGTGGTTGTGGGATCCACCAACCGGCCGGACGCGCTAGACCCAGCGCTGCGCAGACCTGGGAGATTCGACCGAGAG GTTGTCATTGGAACTCCCACACTTAGACAAAGAAAGGCGATTCTACAAGTGATTACCTCAAAGATGCCCATCTCCAGGCAAGTCGATTTGAGCCTCCTTGCAGAAATGACGGTTGGCTATGTTGGCGCAGACCTGACCGCACTCTGTAGGGAGGCTGCCATGCACGCTCTGCTTCATAGTGAGAAG AACCAGGACAATCCAATGATTGATGAAACAGACTTCCttgaagcttttaaaaagatCCAGCCCTCTTCATTTCGAAGTGTCATTGGACTGATGGACATCAAGCCTGTTGGCTGGGAGCAGATTGGTGGCCTTGAAGACGTAAAACTGAAGTTAAAACAG AGCATTGAATGGCCTCTGAAATTCCCTCGGGAATTTGTTAGGATGGGCCTGACAGAACCAAAGGGAGTTCTCCTGTATGGTCCCCCTGGGTGTGCTAAAACCACCCTGGTGAGGGCCCTGGCCACGAGCTGTCATTGCTCTTTTGTTTCAGTGAGCGGAGCTGATCTCTTTTCACCTTTTGTTGGAGATTCAGAAAAAATCTTgtctcag GTATTTCGACAAGCAAGAGCAAATACTCCAGCAATtgtgtttttggatgaaattgaTTCAATCTTGGGCTCTCGATCAATCAGCAGAACAGGATGTAATGTTCAAGAGCGTGTTCTTTCTGTTCTCCTAAATGAATTAGATGGTGTTGGATTGAAGACTATagagagaagaggaagtaaaTCAGATCAACATGGTAAATACAACGAGCTGGAAAAAAACGAAGAG CTAGAGTTTCAGGAAGTTTTTAATAGCAATGTCATGATTGTTGCAGCAACAAATAGACCTGATGTGTTAGATGATGCCTTGTTACGGCCTGGAAGATTAGATAAGATTATTTATATTCCACCTCCAGATGAAAAG GGCAGGCTTTCTATTCTGAAAGTGTGTACAAAAAACATGCCAATGGGGCCTGATATTTCCTTAGAAGACGTAGCAGCAGATACCTGTTTTTTCTCTGGAGCTGATCTTGGAAACCTCTGCAAAGAA GCCGCCTTGCTGGCTCTGCAAGAAAATGGGCTGGAAGCGACCACAGTGAAACAAGAGCACTTTCTAGAATCACTTAAGACTGTAAAACCATCCTTAAGTCACAAGGATTTGACTTTATATAAAAACTTATTTCAGAAACAAGGATTTTCTAACttagaagatatttaa